The Synergistaceae bacterium sequence AGTGTTGACCGCCCCGCCAGCTCCTCCACCGTTCAAACGTTTTCCTGTCTTCGCGTCGATTATGCTGAACAGTCCGTCGTACTCCCCGAGAAACACGAAGCCGCTGCTGTAGACTGGAGCAGTCCGCAAGCCCTGCTTAGCCTTGTACGTCCAGACGAGATGCCCGTCCTTGAGGTCAAAGGCTCTGAGCTCGCCGGAAGAGTATGCCGCGTAAACCATCTCCCCTCCGAATGCCGCACCTGCCTCGAGGCTCTCTGTCGCGGACTCGTCGAACACAGGAGCGTAACGCCACACGAATGAGCCGCTCGGGATGTTCAGGCAGGTTATCGTGCCGTCTGACTGCGTGAAAATCACCTTGTCGTTCTGAACTGCCGGGATGCCCGTTGCGGTTGCGTCGCTGTCGTGGTACGTCCACGAAGTATCTCCTGCCGCGTAGAAGTTGCCGACAGAATCACCGAACAGCAAAGTGTTTCCCGACAAAGCAACGCCGGTAGAGATGAAGCTGTCGACATGCGCCAGAGTCCTCTGTGCCGCCGAAGCAGCAGCTGTGAGCGCAAGGAGTAACGTGATGGCAGCAAAAAATATCTTGCGTATCATGAATTAATCACCTCGCAAGATATTATAATGCCCGCCTAGATGTACTGCTCTACCTGGTCATGTACCACTACAAGATTGTTGAAGTCCTCAGTCTGCGGACGCTGTACCATTATGGGTTCGCGTACGTGCATGAACTGCGTCTCTGTCCGGCGGATGACGAAGCCGCGCTCAAGTCTGCTGACGCTTCCGGCTGTGTTGTTGATGACGTTTGTCTGAACTACCCTCATTGATTTTCCCTCCCTGAGTTTGTGATTAATCTGCGGTGAAAATGATTCTACACCATGAATGCTGTTATTTTCCGTTCTACGTAGTTCACACATAGTGAATTGTTGTTTATTTCCTGTTTCTATAATAGAATAACGTAGCCTCGCAATCATGACCTGTTCAAACCGCAAAAATTTATACAGTAAGGAAAGATTACGGTTGACACATGCGAACAAAGATGCATATAATCTTGCGGCTTGCGGCTTGCGGCCATAGCTATTGCTTAAACTCACCTCAAGAATCCTCATCATCATATAGACATATCATCACAGCTCTCCTTGTTGAGTTCAAGGGGGGTGATTGAGCGTACCCAAAATCATGCGCAATGAATCGGTACGTTAATTCATCGTACCTCCGAATACTTTATTGAAGAAAGGAATGATATTCATGTTACGCAGGAGAATTTTTGCAGCACTCTTCATGTTGTGTGCGGCAGTGCTCGCGTTTCCGTCTGTCTCGGAGGCCAAGAACGTTATCGTCTCCGATGCACAAGCCAGCGGCGTAAAGTATGAGGCTGACGGCTACACTGAACA is a genomic window containing:
- a CDS encoding PQQ-binding-like beta-propeller repeat protein, with the protein product MIRKIFFAAITLLLALTAAASAAQRTLAHVDSFISTGVALSGNTLLFGDSVGNFYAAGDTSWTYHDSDATATGIPAVQNDKVIFTQSDGTITCLNIPSGSFVWRYAPVFDESATESLEAGAAFGGEMVYAAYSSGELRAFDLKDGHLVWTYKAKQGLRTAPVYSSGFVFLGEYDGLFSIIDAKTGKRLNGGGAGGAVNTPAVESGNVYYSAWDGSVHAVQLNGVIPLWDAKAGEPVTTSPVIGEGLVVVGTASGKIIAFNQKNGAQVWEYDTKGGQVLASPVVCEGKIFVGTGDGRVLELSAENGKLLREHSECYGLSTSGGHTFYYYSRSEQSICAIN